In the genome of Pseudomonas putida, one region contains:
- the glnE gene encoding bifunctional [glutamate--ammonia ligase]-adenylyl-L-tyrosine phosphorylase/[glutamate--ammonia-ligase] adenylyltransferase has protein sequence MRLPLPLDLPAVLQPLVVRNQQSLREAIAGLEGLDFDAWSPAQRHAFDQVAAASDFVLEVALREPAMFFALQASGELERPFAPGELRARIAAAAEAAQSEEELARNLRRERNRQQVRIIWRDITRQAALGETCRDLSDLADASIDQAYQWLYPRHCQQFGTPIGNRSGQPQHLVVLGMGKLGAVELNLSSDIDLIFAFPEGGETEGVKRSLDNQEFFTRLGQRLIKALDPVTVDGFVFRVDMRLRPYGSAGALTLSFNALEQYYQDQGRDWERYAMIKARVVAGDQVAGAQLQKMLRPFVYRRYLDFSAIEALRTMKQLIQQEVRRKGMSENIKLGAGGIREVEFIAQAFQLIHGGRDLSLQQRPLLKVLATLEGQGYLPPAVVAELREGYEFLRYTEHAIQAIADRQTQMLPEDEKDRERVAFILGFANWQGFHDQLMHWRGRIDWHFRQVIADPDDEEGEGELVVGGEWSPLWEQAQDEEAACRQLEEAGFKHPAEALRRLALLRSSPSLRSMQRIGRERLDAFIPRLLAQAVEHDDPDLVLERVLPLVEAVARRSAYLVLLTENPGALRRLLTLCAASPWIAEQIARYPLLLDELLNEGRLFSPPLAPELACELRERLTRIPEDDLEQQMEALRHFKLAHSLRVAASEITGNLPLMKVSDYLTWLAEAILDQVLALAWRQTVARHGQPKRSDGSLCDPGFIIVGYGKVGGIELGHGSDLDLVFIHDGDPQGETDGAKPIDGAQFFTRLGQRIIHMLTTQTNSGQLYDVDMRLRPSGASGLLVSSVGAFERYQQGEAWTWEHQALVRARVLVGCKQVAAAFEEVRARVLGKPRELDKLRQEVSEMRTKMRDNLGTKSTAAGTAANAFEAGMPFDIKQDAGGIVDIEFMVQYAALAWSHDHPALLRWTDNIRILEELEQAGLMPASDAVLLREVYKAFRSASHRQALQKQAGVVDAGQFADQRREVRRIWSELGLT, from the coding sequence ATGCGCCTGCCTTTGCCGCTCGATCTGCCCGCCGTCCTGCAACCGCTGGTCGTCCGTAACCAACAATCACTGCGTGAGGCCATCGCCGGCCTGGAAGGGCTGGACTTCGATGCCTGGAGCCCTGCCCAGCGCCATGCCTTCGACCAGGTCGCCGCCGCCAGCGACTTCGTGCTGGAAGTGGCTTTGCGTGAGCCAGCCATGTTCTTCGCCCTGCAGGCCAGCGGTGAGTTGGAGCGGCCTTTCGCCCCGGGTGAATTGCGCGCGCGCATCGCCGCCGCCGCCGAAGCGGCGCAGAGCGAAGAGGAGCTTGCGCGCAACCTGCGCCGTGAGCGCAACCGCCAGCAAGTGCGCATCATCTGGCGCGACATCACCCGTCAGGCGGCGCTGGGGGAAACCTGCCGCGACCTGTCCGACCTGGCCGATGCTTCCATCGACCAGGCGTATCAATGGCTGTATCCGCGCCATTGCCAGCAGTTCGGCACCCCCATCGGCAACCGCAGCGGCCAGCCGCAGCATTTGGTGGTGTTGGGCATGGGCAAGTTGGGGGCGGTGGAGCTGAACCTGTCTTCGGACATCGATCTGATCTTCGCCTTCCCCGAGGGCGGCGAGACCGAAGGGGTCAAGCGCTCGCTGGACAACCAGGAGTTCTTCACCCGCCTGGGCCAGCGGCTGATCAAGGCACTGGATCCGGTGACCGTCGATGGTTTCGTGTTCCGCGTCGACATGCGCCTGCGCCCCTACGGCTCGGCCGGTGCCCTGACGCTGTCGTTCAATGCCTTGGAGCAGTACTACCAGGACCAAGGCCGCGACTGGGAACGCTACGCCATGATCAAGGCGCGCGTCGTGGCCGGCGACCAGGTGGCCGGCGCCCAGTTGCAGAAGATGCTGCGCCCGTTCGTCTACCGTCGTTATCTGGATTTCTCGGCCATCGAGGCGCTGCGCACCATGAAGCAACTGATCCAGCAGGAAGTGCGGCGCAAGGGCATGTCCGAGAACATCAAGCTTGGCGCTGGCGGCATCCGCGAAGTGGAGTTCATCGCCCAGGCGTTCCAGTTGATTCACGGCGGGCGCGACCTGAGCCTGCAACAGCGGCCACTGCTCAAGGTGCTGGCGACCCTCGAAGGCCAGGGCTACCTGCCGCCGGCAGTGGTGGCGGAGCTGCGCGAGGGCTATGAGTTCTTGCGTTATACCGAACATGCGATCCAGGCCATCGCCGACCGCCAGACGCAAATGCTGCCGGAGGACGAAAAGGACCGTGAGCGTGTGGCCTTTATCCTGGGCTTTGCTAACTGGCAGGGCTTCCATGACCAGCTCATGCACTGGCGCGGCCGGATCGACTGGCATTTCCGCCAGGTAATCGCCGACCCGGATGACGAGGAAGGCGAGGGCGAGCTGGTCGTCGGTGGCGAGTGGTCGCCCCTGTGGGAGCAGGCCCAGGATGAAGAGGCCGCCTGCCGTCAGTTGGAGGAAGCCGGCTTCAAGCACCCCGCCGAGGCCCTGCGTCGCCTGGCGTTGCTGCGCTCCAGCCCGTCGCTGCGTTCCATGCAGCGGATCGGACGCGAGCGCCTGGATGCCTTCATTCCGCGTCTGCTCGCCCAGGCAGTGGAGCACGATGATCCGGACTTGGTCCTGGAGCGGGTATTGCCTCTGGTCGAGGCGGTGGCGCGACGCTCGGCCTACCTGGTGCTACTGACCGAGAACCCAGGCGCCCTGCGCCGCTTACTGACGCTGTGTGCGGCCAGCCCCTGGATTGCCGAGCAGATTGCCCGCTACCCGTTGCTGCTCGACGAGCTGCTCAATGAAGGCCGGCTGTTCAGCCCGCCCCTGGCGCCGGAGTTGGCCTGCGAGCTGCGCGAGCGCCTGACGCGCATTCCCGAGGACGATCTGGAGCAGCAGATGGAGGCTTTGCGTCACTTCAAGCTGGCCCACAGCCTGCGGGTGGCTGCCTCGGAAATCACTGGCAATCTACCGCTGATGAAAGTCAGCGACTACCTGACCTGGCTGGCCGAGGCGATCCTCGATCAGGTGCTGGCCCTGGCCTGGCGTCAGACGGTTGCCCGTCACGGTCAGCCCAAGCGCAGCGATGGCAGCCTGTGCGATCCGGGCTTCATCATCGTCGGCTATGGCAAGGTCGGTGGCATCGAGCTGGGGCATGGTTCGGACCTGGACCTGGTGTTCATCCACGATGGCGATCCCCAGGGCGAGACCGACGGTGCCAAACCCATCGACGGCGCGCAGTTCTTCACCCGGTTGGGTCAGCGCATCATCCACATGCTGACCACCCAGACCAACTCCGGTCAGCTCTATGACGTGGACATGCGCCTGCGTCCTTCTGGCGCCTCGGGGCTGCTGGTCAGCTCCGTGGGCGCCTTCGAGCGCTACCAGCAGGGCGAGGCCTGGACCTGGGAGCACCAGGCCCTGGTGCGGGCACGGGTGCTGGTGGGCTGCAAGCAGGTCGCAGCGGCCTTCGAGGAGGTGCGCGCCCGGGTGCTGGGCAAACCCCGTGAGCTGGATAAATTGCGCCAGGAAGTGAGCGAAATGCGCACCAAGATGCGCGACAACCTCGGCACCAAGAGCACCGCCGCAGGCACTGCCGCCAACGCCTTCGAGGCTGGGATGCCCTTCGATATCAAGCAGGATGCCGGCGGTATCGTGGATATCGAATTTATGGTGCAATACGCCGCTTTGGCCTGGTCCCACGACCATCCGGCCCTGCTGCGCTGGACCGACAACATTCGCATCCTCGAGGAGCTGGAGCAGGCGGGCCTGATGCCGGCCAGCGACGCGGTGCTGCTGCGCGAGGTGTACAAGGCGTTCCGCTCGGCCTCGCACCGCCAGGCCCTGCAGAAACAGGCAGGCGTCGTCGATGCGGGGCAGTTCGCCGACCAGCGCCGCGAGGTGCGGCGGATCTGGAGCGAGCTGGGGCTGACGTGA
- the waaF gene encoding lipopolysaccharide heptosyltransferase II, whose amino-acid sequence MRILIIGPSWVGDMVMAQTLFQCLKQQHPECVIDVLAPEWSRPILERMPEVRQALSFPLGHGALELATRRRIGKSLAGQYDQAILLPNSLKSALVPFFAGIPKRTGWRGEMRFGLLNDVRKLDKARYPLMIERFMALAYAPGAELPQPYPRPSLRIEAQSRDAALAKFGLELDRPVLALCPGAEFGEAKRWPAEHYAEVADAMIRQGWQVWLFGSKNDHPVGESIRDRLIPGFREESYNLAGETSLAEAIDLLSCADAVVSNDSGLMHVAAALNRPLVAVYGSTSPGFTPPLAEHVEIVRLGIECSPCFDRTCRFGHYNCLRLLEPGKVIAALTHLGGPNLIDVMAEVD is encoded by the coding sequence ATGAGAATACTGATCATTGGGCCCAGCTGGGTCGGCGACATGGTGATGGCGCAGACCTTGTTCCAGTGCCTGAAGCAACAGCACCCCGAATGCGTGATCGACGTGCTGGCGCCCGAGTGGAGCCGGCCGATCCTCGAACGCATGCCCGAGGTGCGCCAGGCCCTGAGCTTCCCGCTCGGTCACGGCGCGCTGGAGCTGGCCACGCGCCGACGCATCGGAAAATCCCTGGCGGGCCAGTATGACCAGGCGATCCTCCTGCCCAACTCGCTGAAGTCGGCATTGGTGCCGTTCTTCGCCGGCATCCCCAAGCGCACCGGCTGGCGCGGCGAAATGCGCTTCGGCCTGCTCAATGATGTGCGCAAGCTGGACAAAGCCCGCTACCCGCTGATGATCGAGCGCTTCATGGCCCTGGCCTATGCGCCGGGTGCCGAGCTGCCGCAGCCTTACCCACGACCGAGCCTGCGCATCGAAGCGCAGAGCCGCGACGCCGCACTGGCCAAGTTCGGCCTGGAGCTCGATCGACCGGTGCTGGCGCTGTGCCCAGGCGCCGAGTTCGGCGAGGCCAAGCGCTGGCCGGCCGAGCACTACGCCGAGGTCGCTGACGCGATGATCCGCCAGGGCTGGCAGGTGTGGCTGTTCGGCTCGAAAAACGATCATCCAGTGGGTGAGTCGATCCGTGACCGGCTGATTCCAGGGTTCCGTGAGGAGTCCTACAACCTCGCCGGGGAAACCTCTCTCGCCGAAGCCATCGACCTGTTGTCCTGCGCCGATGCCGTGGTGTCCAACGACTCCGGGCTGATGCACGTGGCCGCTGCGTTGAACCGCCCGCTGGTGGCGGTCTACGGCTCCACCTCGCCGGGCTTCACCCCGCCTTTGGCCGAACACGTGGAAATCGTTCGCCTGGGCATCGAGTGCAGCCCCTGCTTCGACCGCACCTGCCGTTTTGGCCACTACAACTGTCTGCGTCTGCTGGAGCCCGGCAAAGTGATCGCCGCGCTCACGCACCTGGGCGGGCCGAACCTGATCGATGTCATGGCCGAGGTCGACTAA